Part of the Synechococcus sp. HK01-R genome is shown below.
GGCCGAGGCAACCACGGCATAGGGGTCAGTGAGAGTGCTGGCCGTCACCCGAGCGCTGAAGGTGCTGGCGTTGAGGCTGTGCTCGGCGTGGAGCATCAGGCAGCGGTCAAAGATCCGTGCTGCAAGCGGGTCCGGCTCCCGTTCAGTGAGCATGTAGAGGAAGTTCGCCGAGTAGGCGAGGTCATCCCGGGGCTGGATCGGATCCTGGCCCTTCCGGATGAGCTGGAAGGCGGCCACCATCGTGGGAATTTTGGCGATCAGCCGCACCACCGCGTCGTAGATGTATTGCGGGTCATCGATGGCCCGACGTGAATAAAACAACCCCAGAGAGGCGGCACTGCTCTGCAGCGCATCCATCGGGTGGCCACTGGCGGGGAAGCACTTCATCATGTCGCGCACACGGAAGCTGACGCGCCGGTGCATCTGCACCTCTTCCTCGAAGTCGCGCAACTGCTGACTGGTGGGCAACTCTCCCCAGATCAGGAGGTAGGTGGTTTCCAAGAACGTGCTCTTCACCGCCAACTCCTCGAGGGCGTATCCCCGGTAGGAGAGGCGACCGCGCTGACCATCGATATCGCAGATGGCCGACTGGGTGGCAGGCACACCCTCCAGGCCTGGACGGAACACGATGCCCGTCTTGTCGTGACGGATCTCCTCAGCCTGGTTGTGTGCCACCTCCACTCCGCTGCTGAGGGCAACCTAAACCGAGCGGGGGAGAAGAAACCGTGGCCTCAGTAACGCCTCCAGCTGGGCTCCGGACCTGGCGTCAGCCGGCCCCG
Proteins encoded:
- a CDS encoding citrate synthase produces the protein MAHNQAEEIRHDKTGIVFRPGLEGVPATQSAICDIDGQRGRLSYRGYALEELAVKSTFLETTYLLIWGELPTSQQLRDFEEEVQMHRRVSFRVRDMMKCFPASGHPMDALQSSAASLGLFYSRRAIDDPQYIYDAVVRLIAKIPTMVAAFQLIRKGQDPIQPRDDLAYSANFLYMLTEREPDPLAARIFDRCLMLHAEHSLNASTFSARVTASTLTDPYAVVASAVGTLAGPLHGGANEDVLAMLEEIGTPDQAATYLDAAIAKKRKVMGFGHREYRVKDPRAVILQGLAEEMFARFGHDELYNVARALEAAAESRLGPKGIYPNVDFYSGLVYRKLGIPRDLFTPVFAIARVAGWLAHWREQLGANRIFRPSQIYTGQPLRQWLPAEGRVPAAGA